The Acuticoccus sediminis genome has a window encoding:
- a CDS encoding cytochrome P450 — MTDDATTDDMPVLRWEDEQTSENPIAFLTDLASKCPYASSDKGLAVLRREEARDILRRDLPIAVYHIPEEVSPYLSERTKEPLLTRHGPEHLALRKILTRVFRGHVLETLRPRIRERFEELLDPIMERGEGDLVKELFHPFPAHVLAPILGLPMKDIDMVSAWVDSSARWTDIFLPREKLSEIEAAWRSLEAYLLGLLRERREDLKDDIFSELIRAMEGHRELEVVGIAMELTRAGMDTTRRQLANTMMALLENPSEWAKLSADPALAPGAVEEGLRYASITHHMSRQAVAPTEFAGMPAEAGEVATVLAMAVNRDPRAFENPDSFDIHRGRNAHMTFGFGSHACIGAPLARMEMIEAFTVLAERIGTIEVTGPIERAKVTIGMVPTTLPVRVTPRA; from the coding sequence ATGACTGATGACGCCACGACGGACGACATGCCGGTCCTGCGCTGGGAGGACGAGCAGACGAGTGAGAACCCGATCGCGTTTCTCACCGATCTCGCCAGCAAGTGTCCCTACGCTTCGAGCGACAAGGGCCTTGCCGTCCTGCGCCGCGAGGAGGCGCGCGACATCCTGCGGCGGGACCTGCCGATCGCCGTCTACCACATCCCCGAGGAGGTCTCGCCCTACCTCAGCGAGCGCACGAAGGAGCCGCTGCTCACCCGCCACGGGCCCGAGCATCTGGCGCTGCGCAAGATCCTGACCCGCGTGTTCCGCGGCCACGTCCTCGAGACGCTGCGCCCGCGCATCCGCGAACGCTTCGAGGAGCTGCTCGATCCGATCATGGAGCGGGGCGAAGGCGACCTCGTGAAGGAGCTTTTCCACCCGTTCCCGGCGCACGTCCTCGCGCCGATCCTCGGCCTGCCGATGAAGGACATCGACATGGTGTCGGCCTGGGTCGACTCCAGCGCGCGATGGACGGACATCTTCCTCCCGCGCGAGAAGCTGTCGGAGATCGAGGCGGCCTGGCGGTCGCTGGAGGCCTATCTGCTCGGGCTTCTGCGCGAGCGGCGCGAGGACCTCAAGGACGACATCTTCTCCGAGCTCATCCGGGCCATGGAGGGCCACCGCGAGCTCGAGGTCGTCGGCATCGCGATGGAGCTGACCCGCGCCGGGATGGACACCACCCGCCGTCAGCTCGCCAACACGATGATGGCGCTGCTGGAGAACCCGTCCGAGTGGGCGAAGCTGTCCGCCGACCCGGCCCTCGCGCCCGGGGCTGTGGAGGAGGGCCTGCGTTACGCCTCGATCACGCACCACATGTCGCGCCAGGCCGTCGCGCCGACGGAGTTCGCCGGGATGCCGGCGGAAGCGGGCGAGGTCGCCACGGTTCTGGCGATGGCGGTCAACCGTGACCCCAGGGCGTTCGAGAACCCGGACTCCTTCGACATCCATCGCGGCCGCAACGCGCACATGACGTTCGGCTTCGGCAGCCATGCCTGCATCGGCGCGCCGCTCGCGCGGATGGAGATGATCGAGGCCTTCACGGTGCTCGCCGAACGGATCGGCACGATCGAGGTGACGGGCCCCATCGAGCGGGCGAAGGTCACGATCGGCATGGTCCCGACCACGCTGCCGGTCCGCGTGACGCCCCGCGCCTGA
- a CDS encoding carboxymuconolactone decarboxylase family protein, which yields MRKIAILAGALAMTGPTAKAQEALPVEMERLGAVSPALQAYTADDLFGSVWQDSALSQRDRALLTVAALIARSEDEGLAEYIDLAIDRGVTPAEISETITHLAFYAGWQNAMKGVDAAAEVFEARNVTAADLPAVEPQSMLPLDQESEDQRQSFVQERFGNVSQGVVDNTEKLLFLDLWLRPALAPRDRSLVTVSALIATGKVEQVTFHLNRAMDNGLTKDEASAALAHLAFYAGWPNIFSAMPVVKEVFDSREG from the coding sequence ATGCGGAAGATTGCAATACTTGCCGGCGCGCTGGCCATGACTGGACCGACGGCGAAGGCCCAGGAGGCGCTTCCGGTCGAAATGGAGCGGCTCGGCGCCGTGTCTCCGGCCCTGCAGGCCTATACGGCGGACGACCTCTTCGGATCCGTCTGGCAGGACAGCGCCCTGTCCCAGCGCGACCGGGCGCTCCTGACCGTGGCCGCCCTGATCGCGCGGAGCGAGGACGAAGGGCTGGCCGAGTATATCGATCTGGCGATCGACCGCGGCGTGACGCCTGCCGAGATCTCCGAGACGATCACGCACCTCGCGTTCTACGCCGGCTGGCAGAACGCCATGAAGGGCGTCGACGCGGCGGCCGAGGTGTTCGAAGCCCGCAACGTCACGGCCGCCGACCTGCCCGCAGTCGAACCTCAGTCCATGCTTCCGCTCGATCAGGAATCGGAGGACCAGCGCCAGTCCTTCGTGCAGGAGCGCTTCGGCAACGTCAGCCAGGGTGTCGTCGACAACACCGAAAAGCTTCTGTTCCTTGATCTGTGGCTTCGCCCCGCGCTGGCGCCGCGCGACCGCAGCCTCGTGACGGTTTCCGCTCTGATCGCCACCGGCAAGGTGGAGCAGGTGACGTTCCACCTCAACCGGGCGATGGACAACGGGCTGACGAAGGACGAAGCGTCGGCGGCCCTGGCGCACCTCGCCTTCTACGCCGGCTGGCCGAACATTTTCTCGGCCATGCCCGTCGTCAAGGAGGTCTTCGACAGCCGCGAGGGCTGA
- a CDS encoding ABC transporter substrate-binding protein yields MTISRRTFVAGGMGAAALASFGGPAFGQSGSVIRFGPTTTDISTGHAAHSSLPQALGFWEQEGLNVDVFGVAGSTTGMQMVSGGRMEFVTITAEEMLFARANGMPVKTGYQHSRQPISRIVTLKSAGITDLATLRGATVGTPVIHTNPLASGTFAEAGIDIENDIELVATGTGAPAALALRRGDIKAWVSWDTAVAALENLGLEFDYHYPSYYNMLLGNFVTGNQERIDSDPESYIKLCRGIAKAVVFGQANPDAAIRLHWEVYPQTRPQGGGTPEEIAQAKRIFLSRFDGFALGDATNYGSAGDAQWERVIAELAQTGHLDAGFDVSQIWDPSFLEAINDFDREAIADQARNYAG; encoded by the coding sequence ATGACCATTTCTCGTCGTACCTTCGTCGCAGGCGGGATGGGCGCAGCGGCGCTCGCCAGCTTCGGTGGACCTGCCTTCGGCCAGAGCGGCTCCGTCATCCGCTTCGGTCCGACGACAACGGACATCTCCACCGGGCACGCGGCCCACTCGTCGCTGCCTCAGGCGCTCGGCTTCTGGGAGCAGGAAGGCCTCAACGTCGACGTCTTCGGCGTCGCGGGCTCCACGACCGGCATGCAGATGGTCAGCGGCGGGCGGATGGAGTTCGTCACCATCACCGCAGAGGAGATGCTGTTCGCGCGCGCCAACGGCATGCCCGTCAAGACCGGCTACCAGCATTCGCGCCAGCCGATCAGCCGCATCGTCACGCTCAAGAGCGCCGGGATCACCGACCTCGCGACGCTGCGCGGGGCCACCGTCGGCACCCCGGTGATCCACACCAACCCGCTCGCCAGCGGCACCTTCGCCGAGGCTGGGATCGACATCGAGAACGACATCGAGCTGGTCGCGACCGGCACCGGCGCGCCGGCGGCGCTCGCCCTTCGCCGGGGCGACATCAAGGCCTGGGTGTCCTGGGACACGGCCGTCGCGGCGCTGGAGAACCTCGGCCTCGAGTTCGATTACCACTACCCGAGCTACTACAACATGCTGCTCGGCAACTTCGTGACCGGCAACCAGGAGCGGATCGACAGCGATCCGGAGAGCTACATCAAGCTCTGCCGCGGCATCGCCAAGGCCGTCGTGTTCGGCCAGGCGAACCCGGACGCGGCCATCCGCCTGCACTGGGAAGTCTACCCGCAGACCCGGCCCCAGGGCGGCGGCACACCGGAGGAGATCGCGCAGGCCAAGCGCATCTTCCTGTCGCGCTTCGACGGCTTCGCGCTGGGCGATGCAACCAACTACGGCTCGGCGGGCGATGCCCAGTGGGAGCGCGTGATCGCCGAGCTCGCCCAGACCGGCCACCTCGACGCCGGCTTCGACGTGTCCCAGATCTGGGACCCTTCGTTCCTGGAGGCGATCAACGACTTCGACCGCGAGGCCATCGCCGACCAGGCCCGCAACTACGCGGGCTGA
- a CDS encoding LysR family transcriptional regulator codes for MLRENVADLMSFIVVAREGSFTRAAAQIGVSQSALSHSMRGLEERLGIRLLTRTTRKVTPTPEGERVLKRIAPRLAEIEEELAVLIDMKDRPAGTFRITATDYAADTVIWPKLAPVLKNYPDLKVEIVSEYGLTDIVGQKFDAGVRLGEQVDDGMIAVRVGPDFRMLVVGAPSYFQGRERPVVPQDLTDHVCINLRLPTHGGLYAWEFEKDERELRVRVDGQLTFNAIGPVVNAALAGYGLGYAPESLVERHIEEGRLVPVLEDWSPPFPGYYLYYPHRRQSSPAFAVIVDALRHVG; via the coding sequence ATGCTGCGCGAAAACGTGGCCGACCTGATGTCCTTCATCGTCGTCGCTCGTGAAGGGAGTTTCACGCGCGCCGCCGCGCAGATCGGGGTGTCGCAGTCCGCGCTCAGCCACTCCATGCGCGGCCTCGAGGAGAGGCTCGGCATCCGCCTCCTCACCCGTACGACGCGCAAGGTGACGCCGACGCCCGAGGGCGAGCGTGTCCTGAAGCGGATCGCGCCCCGCCTCGCCGAGATCGAGGAAGAGCTGGCCGTGCTGATCGACATGAAGGATCGCCCGGCCGGCACGTTCCGCATCACCGCGACCGACTACGCGGCGGACACCGTGATCTGGCCGAAACTGGCTCCGGTCCTGAAGAACTATCCGGACCTCAAGGTCGAGATCGTGTCCGAGTACGGCCTGACGGACATCGTCGGGCAGAAGTTCGATGCCGGCGTCCGACTGGGCGAGCAGGTCGACGACGGCATGATCGCGGTGCGCGTGGGGCCCGATTTCCGCATGCTCGTCGTCGGCGCGCCGTCCTATTTCCAGGGGAGGGAAAGGCCGGTCGTGCCGCAGGACCTCACCGACCATGTCTGCATCAACCTGCGCCTGCCGACGCACGGCGGCCTATACGCCTGGGAGTTCGAGAAGGACGAGCGGGAGCTGCGGGTCCGCGTCGACGGCCAGTTGACCTTCAACGCCATCGGCCCTGTGGTCAATGCGGCCCTCGCCGGCTACGGGCTCGGCTACGCGCCGGAGAGCCTCGTCGAACGGCACATCGAGGAGGGCCGCCTCGTCCCCGTCCTGGAGGACTGGAGCCCGCCCTTCCCGGGCTACTACCTCTATTACCCGCACCGCCGCCAGTCCTCGCCGGCCTTCGCCGTCATCGTCGACGCCCTGCGTCACGTCGGCTGA
- a CDS encoding ABC transporter permease, whose product MSNVAAAEAPARPFRWLRVPRGLLTAAGVVFAALLLLEIGTRIGVVPRFLIPQPSAVLVALFEGLANGHLVYHAGVTTFEALSGFAIACVLGLVLAVLIAEVRLMERAVYPWLVAIQATPKIALAPLFIIWFGFGVSSKIAVATMICLFPVLVTTITGLHATPPGLIETARSMGASRWQVLRYIRFPSALPHIFAGFSLASVFAFTGAIVGEFIGASAGLGHLVLEANSRIRLDEAFAALIVVALLGLAFFYAIDFASRRLLTWKH is encoded by the coding sequence GTGAGCAACGTCGCCGCCGCTGAGGCGCCCGCCCGCCCGTTCCGCTGGCTCCGCGTGCCGCGGGGCCTGCTCACCGCCGCGGGCGTGGTGTTCGCCGCGCTTCTGCTGCTGGAGATCGGCACGCGGATCGGCGTCGTGCCGCGTTTCCTGATCCCGCAGCCGTCGGCCGTGCTGGTGGCGCTGTTCGAGGGGCTCGCCAACGGTCACCTCGTCTATCATGCCGGGGTCACGACCTTCGAGGCGCTCAGCGGGTTCGCCATCGCGTGCGTCCTCGGTCTCGTCCTCGCGGTCCTCATCGCCGAGGTGAGGCTCATGGAGCGGGCGGTCTATCCGTGGCTCGTGGCGATCCAGGCGACGCCGAAGATCGCCCTCGCCCCGCTCTTCATCATCTGGTTCGGCTTCGGCGTCTCCTCCAAGATCGCCGTCGCGACGATGATCTGCCTCTTTCCGGTGCTCGTGACGACGATCACCGGGCTCCATGCGACGCCGCCGGGCCTCATCGAGACCGCGCGCTCCATGGGTGCCAGCCGCTGGCAGGTGCTGCGCTACATCAGGTTCCCCTCGGCGCTGCCGCACATCTTCGCCGGCTTCTCGCTCGCCTCGGTCTTCGCCTTCACCGGCGCCATCGTCGGCGAGTTCATCGGGGCGAGCGCCGGTCTCGGCCACCTCGTCCTCGAGGCCAACTCGCGCATCCGGCTCGACGAAGCCTTCGCCGCCCTCATCGTCGTGGCGCTGCTCGGACTGGCGTTCTTCTACGCCATCGACTTCGCGTCCCGCCGCCTCCTCACCTGGAAACACTAG
- a CDS encoding tripartite tricarboxylate transporter permease → MIIDGFGAALAPSSLVSIVLGVLFGYLVGVIPGLSRPAALSIAVPLTYTMSPISAIAFLIGIAKASAAGGATGAILLNTPGEPSSAATCFEGYPLAKAGQATKALKVALYSSVFGDICATIVLIALARPLAAFALQMGPVEMTAVMLFALTFIAGLSGTALSRGLISGTLGLLLATVGLDPETATPRLTFGIVDLFDGVPLLAVTVGMLAFTEMLVQAEQYLVKVRRGTHVEPAPHRHDQSLSLAEIKRIAPTAVQSTGVGIAAGIIPGLGPTIGAFLAYSIARRTGRPGDKWGEGEIKGVAATEAADNAVLPASFIPLFAIGLPGSVSAAILVAAFMLHGVAPGPLIFEQHPDLMYGIYAAMLVASVAMLLIGRVGLHLFARIGDVPLTTIVPFVVLFCFLGSYLETHTLFSITVMLALGLLGYVMQRFGYSVVTFLIGFVVGPLFEISLRQSLVIAKTHGLSPADHPIAIIFVVLTIGAAVVFARESLSNRPGRVSEGE, encoded by the coding sequence ATGATCATCGACGGTTTCGGCGCGGCTCTCGCGCCGTCCTCGCTCGTCTCCATCGTGCTGGGGGTGCTGTTCGGCTACCTCGTCGGCGTCATTCCGGGGCTCAGCCGTCCGGCGGCGCTCTCCATCGCCGTGCCGCTGACCTATACGATGAGCCCGATCTCGGCGATCGCCTTCCTCATCGGCATCGCCAAGGCGAGTGCCGCCGGCGGCGCGACCGGGGCGATCCTCCTCAACACCCCGGGCGAGCCGAGCTCGGCGGCCACGTGCTTCGAGGGCTACCCGCTCGCCAAGGCCGGGCAGGCGACGAAGGCGCTCAAGGTCGCGCTCTACTCGTCCGTGTTCGGCGATATCTGCGCGACCATCGTGCTCATCGCGCTGGCCCGCCCGCTCGCCGCCTTCGCGCTTCAGATGGGGCCGGTGGAGATGACCGCCGTCATGCTCTTCGCGCTGACCTTCATCGCCGGCCTCTCCGGAACGGCGCTGTCGCGCGGGCTCATCTCGGGCACGCTCGGCCTGCTGCTGGCGACCGTCGGCCTCGATCCCGAAACGGCGACGCCGCGCCTCACCTTCGGCATCGTCGACCTGTTCGACGGGGTCCCGCTGCTGGCGGTCACCGTCGGCATGCTCGCCTTCACCGAGATGCTGGTCCAGGCCGAGCAGTACCTCGTGAAGGTGCGGCGCGGCACCCACGTCGAGCCGGCGCCGCACCGGCACGACCAGAGCCTCTCCCTGGCCGAGATCAAGCGCATCGCGCCGACCGCGGTGCAGTCGACCGGTGTCGGCATCGCGGCCGGGATCATCCCCGGGCTCGGCCCGACGATCGGCGCCTTCCTCGCCTACTCGATCGCGCGGCGGACCGGCCGGCCGGGCGACAAGTGGGGCGAGGGCGAGATCAAGGGCGTCGCGGCCACCGAGGCGGCGGACAACGCCGTGCTCCCCGCGAGCTTCATTCCGCTCTTCGCGATCGGGCTCCCCGGCAGCGTCTCCGCGGCGATCCTCGTCGCCGCCTTCATGCTGCACGGCGTCGCCCCGGGCCCGCTCATCTTCGAGCAGCATCCGGACCTGATGTACGGGATCTACGCGGCGATGCTGGTGGCGAGCGTCGCGATGCTGCTGATCGGCCGCGTCGGACTCCACCTGTTCGCGCGCATCGGCGACGTGCCGCTGACGACGATCGTGCCGTTCGTCGTCCTCTTCTGCTTCCTCGGCTCCTACCTCGAGACGCACACGCTCTTTTCCATCACCGTGATGCTGGCGCTCGGCCTGCTCGGGTACGTGATGCAGCGCTTCGGCTACTCGGTCGTCACCTTCCTGATCGGCTTCGTGGTCGGGCCGCTGTTCGAGATCTCGCTGCGCCAGAGCCTCGTCATCGCCAAGACGCACGGCCTCAGTCCGGCGGACCATCCGATCGCGATCATCTTCGTCGTCCTGACGATCGGTGCCGCCGTCGTCTTCGCGCGGGAGAGCCTCTCGAACCGCCCGGGCCGCGTCAGCGAGGGCGAGTAG
- a CDS encoding VOC family protein, whose amino-acid sequence MPKNTICLWYDKDAEEAARFYAEVFPDSAVTAVHRAPGDYPSGKAGDVLTVEFTAFGIPCLGLNGGPLFQHNEAFSFQVATDDQEETDRYWNAIVGNGGQESACGWCKDRWGVSWQFTPRVLTEALAAGGEEAKRVFEAMLEMGKIDVATIEAARRADATATRGGS is encoded by the coding sequence ATTCCGAAGAACACGATCTGTCTCTGGTATGACAAGGACGCCGAGGAGGCAGCACGGTTCTATGCCGAGGTCTTTCCCGACAGCGCGGTCACGGCGGTGCATCGTGCGCCCGGTGACTACCCGTCCGGCAAGGCGGGCGACGTCCTGACCGTCGAATTCACGGCCTTCGGTATTCCCTGCCTCGGGCTCAACGGTGGCCCCCTCTTCCAGCACAACGAGGCGTTCTCGTTTCAGGTCGCCACGGACGATCAGGAGGAGACGGACCGCTACTGGAACGCGATCGTGGGCAACGGCGGGCAGGAGAGCGCCTGCGGCTGGTGCAAGGACCGCTGGGGCGTGTCCTGGCAGTTCACGCCGCGGGTCCTGACCGAGGCGCTGGCGGCCGGCGGCGAGGAAGCCAAACGGGTGTTCGAGGCGATGTTGGAGATGGGCAAGATCGATGTGGCGACGATCGAGGCCGCCCGGCGCGCCGACGCTACGGCGACACGGGGCGGGTCCTGA
- a CDS encoding RibD family protein, protein MRPKITCHMITSLDGRLRPDRWSGPAGASMMDLVHRVYDDTAGQFEADGWIVGRKTMADYLGEIPDPVLLDAPSVRAPHVGSRGGRNLAVAIDPSGRLRFEDDNVDGDHAVVILSQRVPDSTLARLRERGVSYVFAGADGHDLADALEAVADALSVRHLILQGGAVINGSFLAAGLIDEVSTLIAPAIDGLSGIPAIFEHDGGPDSRPAAGQHLRLISSQTLEDGVIWLRHEVRRG, encoded by the coding sequence ATGCGACCGAAGATCACCTGCCACATGATCACATCCCTCGACGGTCGCCTGCGTCCGGACCGCTGGAGCGGACCGGCGGGCGCGTCGATGATGGACCTCGTCCATCGCGTCTATGACGACACCGCCGGGCAGTTCGAGGCGGACGGGTGGATCGTCGGGCGGAAGACCATGGCCGACTATCTGGGCGAGATCCCGGACCCGGTCCTGCTCGACGCACCGTCCGTCCGCGCCCCGCACGTCGGTTCGCGCGGCGGTCGGAATCTCGCGGTGGCGATCGATCCGTCGGGCCGGCTGCGGTTCGAGGACGACAACGTCGACGGCGACCACGCCGTCGTGATCCTCTCCCAGCGGGTTCCCGATTCGACGCTCGCGCGGCTGCGCGAGCGTGGCGTCTCGTATGTCTTCGCCGGCGCGGACGGTCACGATCTCGCCGACGCGCTGGAGGCCGTCGCTGACGCCCTCTCGGTGCGCCACCTGATCCTGCAGGGGGGTGCCGTCATCAACGGGTCGTTCCTCGCCGCTGGCCTGATCGACGAGGTGTCCACCCTGATCGCACCGGCCATCGACGGCCTCTCGGGCATCCCGGCGATCTTCGAGCACGACGGGGGCCCCGACAGCCGCCCTGCTGCGGGCCAGCACCTTCGCCTCATCTCCAGCCAGACACTGGAGGACGGCGTGATCTGGCTCCGCCATGAGGTCCGCCGCGGCTGA
- a CDS encoding (R)-mandelonitrile lyase — translation MLRQTAIAITAALAVSGASAQEMEITRNGSRDGMIGSPDLFTGTVYVEPVFGNPEPFMVNAGKVTFLPGARSNWHTHPAGQMLIVIDGTGWVQEEGEEKQVMQPGDVIWCPPAVKHWHGATDTTSVTHYAVQQFENGENVTWMEPVTDEQFAAE, via the coding sequence ATGCTTAGACAGACCGCAATCGCCATCACCGCCGCCCTGGCCGTATCCGGCGCGTCCGCGCAAGAGATGGAGATCACCAGGAATGGCAGTCGGGACGGCATGATCGGTTCGCCGGACCTCTTCACCGGCACCGTCTACGTGGAGCCGGTGTTCGGCAACCCGGAGCCCTTCATGGTCAACGCGGGCAAGGTGACGTTCCTGCCGGGGGCGCGGTCCAACTGGCACACGCACCCGGCGGGCCAGATGCTGATCGTCATCGACGGGACCGGCTGGGTCCAGGAAGAGGGCGAGGAAAAGCAGGTGATGCAGCCCGGCGACGTGATCTGGTGCCCGCCCGCGGTGAAGCACTGGCACGGCGCGACGGACACGACCTCGGTCACCCACTACGCCGTCCAGCAGTTCGAGAACGGCGAGAACGTGACCTGGATGGAGCCTGTTACCGACGAGCAGTTCGCCGCCGAGTAA
- a CDS encoding (R)-mandelonitrile lyase → MKITRAGSQSSNPGPEDWFTGRVRIDPLFAAEEPGRTSGAAVTFEPGARTAWHTHPLGQTLIVTQGKGRVQREGGPIEEIRPGDVVWFPAGEKHWHGASPDVAMTHIAIQESQDGSPVTWLEKVSDADYQG, encoded by the coding sequence ATGAAAATCACACGAGCCGGAAGTCAATCATCGAACCCCGGCCCCGAGGACTGGTTCACCGGGAGGGTTCGTATCGACCCGCTTTTCGCCGCCGAGGAGCCGGGCCGCACGTCCGGCGCGGCGGTGACGTTCGAGCCGGGCGCGCGGACGGCCTGGCACACCCACCCGCTCGGCCAGACCCTGATCGTGACCCAGGGCAAGGGCCGTGTGCAGCGCGAAGGCGGCCCGATCGAAGAGATCCGTCCCGGCGACGTCGTCTGGTTCCCGGCCGGCGAGAAGCACTGGCACGGCGCGTCCCCGGACGTCGCGATGACGCACATCGCGATCCAGGAATCGCAGGACGGATCGCCGGTCACCTGGCTCGAGAAGGTCAGCGACGCCGACTATCAGGGCTGA
- a CDS encoding ABC transporter ATP-binding protein, producing MIITESLSKTYHTKAGETVLALDQVSMEVDEGGFVSIVGPSGCGKTTMLRILAGLIPDYAGRVEVEGTPITGPSREVAVVFQDANLLPWRNVLDNVMLPIEIRRLNKAKYRKMAADLIDMVGLSGFETKLPAELSGGMRQRVSIARALIQEPKILLLDEPFGALDAMTRDVMNLELSRIAAATGKTVLLITHSITEAVFLSDRVLVMSPRPGRVTQSIDIELERPRSIDIVSTPEFGSYTAAIRKVLDYV from the coding sequence ATGATCATCACCGAGTCGCTGTCGAAGACCTATCACACCAAGGCCGGCGAAACGGTTCTCGCCCTCGACCAGGTGTCGATGGAAGTCGACGAGGGCGGTTTCGTCTCCATCGTCGGCCCCTCGGGATGCGGCAAGACGACGATGCTGCGCATCCTCGCCGGCCTGATCCCGGACTATGCCGGCCGGGTCGAGGTCGAGGGGACGCCGATCACCGGGCCGAGCCGCGAGGTCGCTGTCGTCTTCCAGGACGCCAACCTCCTGCCCTGGCGCAACGTCCTCGACAACGTGATGCTGCCCATCGAGATCCGGCGCCTGAACAAGGCGAAGTATCGCAAGATGGCGGCCGACCTCATCGACATGGTGGGGCTGTCCGGCTTCGAGACCAAGCTGCCCGCCGAGCTTTCCGGCGGGATGCGCCAGCGCGTGTCGATCGCCCGCGCGCTGATCCAGGAGCCCAAGATCCTCCTGCTCGACGAACCGTTCGGCGCGCTCGACGCCATGACGCGCGACGTCATGAACCTCGAGCTGAGCCGCATCGCGGCGGCGACTGGCAAGACCGTCCTGCTCATCACCCACTCCATCACCGAGGCGGTGTTCCTCTCGGACCGTGTGCTCGTCATGTCGCCACGGCCGGGCCGCGTCACGCAGTCCATCGACATCGAACTGGAGCGCCCGCGCTCCATCGACATCGTGTCGACCCCGGAGTTCGGCTCCTACACCGCCGCCATCCGGAAGGTGCTCGACTATGTTTGA
- a CDS encoding ABC transporter permease — MRSAALRGLIEVVVPPLAFFLIVLACWDVITAAGFVDPLMLPSPRDVANQLHYGFSSGIFWPHIGTTLAETLIALAISIVLGVASAAFVAQSEELREVANPILVAFEAFPKIALAPLAITWFGYGIGSKVYLATAIAYFPVLIATLAGLGAVPAGQQDLFRALGASRMQTLIKLKIPYALPYILSGVNIAAIAALIGSIVAEFAGSRAGLGRLILYANEVLATDRVFAILIVLSSVGISLHFATQFARRRLTSWAS; from the coding sequence ATGCGTAGCGCCGCTCTCAGGGGCCTCATCGAGGTCGTCGTCCCGCCCCTCGCGTTCTTTCTCATCGTCCTCGCGTGCTGGGACGTCATCACCGCGGCGGGCTTCGTCGACCCGCTGATGCTGCCCTCGCCGCGGGACGTCGCCAACCAGCTCCACTACGGCTTCTCGTCCGGGATCTTCTGGCCCCACATCGGGACCACGCTGGCCGAGACGCTGATCGCGCTCGCCATCTCCATCGTCCTGGGCGTCGCGAGCGCCGCCTTCGTCGCGCAGTCGGAGGAGCTGCGCGAGGTCGCCAATCCCATCCTCGTCGCCTTCGAGGCCTTCCCGAAGATCGCGCTGGCGCCGCTCGCCATCACCTGGTTCGGCTACGGCATCGGCTCCAAGGTCTACCTCGCCACCGCCATCGCCTACTTCCCCGTGCTGATCGCGACGCTCGCGGGACTGGGGGCGGTTCCGGCGGGACAGCAGGACCTCTTCCGTGCGCTCGGCGCCTCCCGGATGCAGACGCTGATCAAGCTGAAGATCCCGTACGCGCTTCCCTACATCCTGTCCGGCGTGAATATCGCCGCGATCGCGGCGCTGATCGGCTCGATCGTGGCCGAGTTCGCCGGCTCGCGGGCCGGACTGGGCCGACTCATCCTCTACGCCAACGAGGTGCTCGCGACCGACCGGGTGTTCGCGATCCTGATCGTTCTGTCGAGCGTCGGCATCTCGCTGCACTTCGCGACGCAGTTTGCCCGTCGCCGCCTCACGTCGTGGGCCAGCTAG